A window of the Lolium perenne isolate Kyuss_39 chromosome 7, Kyuss_2.0, whole genome shotgun sequence genome harbors these coding sequences:
- the LOC127312561 gene encoding protein PHOSPHATE STARVATION RESPONSE 3, translated as MSSQGVVAAKPIAVPDKTAHSYACGSTQSSVHKLLDDKLDHLGLLDDNLSSTSQSSSIKTELIRSSSLPRSSLPFNLQKRNSESDPESPLSHVSHPNFSDPMASNSSTFCTSLFSSSSINLQAPCRQMGALPFLPHPPKFEQEAFPGQSSSSSLQLSGDTGNVHDEAEQSDDIKEFLNLSGDASDGSFHGENHAFAFAEQMEFQYLSEQLGIAITDNEESPQLDDIYNTPAPQMSSLPVSSCSNQSVQSLGSPAKVPLSASLSSSASAASNKSRLRWTLELHERFVEAVNKLEGPEKATPKGVLKLMKVDGLTIYHVKSHLQKYRHAKYIPEMTKEDKKASSDIKRVQASSSGSDPCKNKNLAEALRMQLEVQKQLHEQLEMQRQLQLRIEEHAKYLQRILEEQQKAGNGSGRSVPLKTPTEPSESTSRGRTEPEAVTASSPQPSTSRAAPDADTERGSPVGTKRAKVHGLSESPCS; from the exons atgagctCCCAGGGTGTTGTTGCTGCGAAGCCAATCGCCGTGCCGGACAAAACAGCCCATTCTTATGCCTGTGGATCCACACAATCTTCAGTTCATAAGCTCCTAGATGATAAATTGGATCATCTTGGATTGTTGGATGATAATTTGTCATCTACTAGTCAGTCATCAAGCATCAAGAccgagctgatccgatcgtcgagCTTGCCAAGGAGTAGCCTACCATTTAACCTTCAGAAAAGAAACTCTGAATCTGACCCAGAAAGCCCGTTGTCGCACGTCTCGCATCCCAATTTTTCAGACCCTATGGCCTCAAATTCTTCAACGTTCTGCACGAGTTTGTTTTCGTCATCGTCGATAAACCTGCAGGCACCATGCCGGCAAATGGGTGCTTTGCCTTTCCTGCCTCACCCTCCCAAGTTTGAGCAAGAAGCTTTCCCAGGGCAGTCTTCAAGCTCCTCCCTGCAACTCAGTGGTGATACTGGCAATGTTCATGATGAAGCGGAACAGTCAGATGACATAAAGGAGTTTCTCAATCTTTCTGGAGATGCTTcagatggcagcttccatggtgaaaACCATGCCTTTGCTTTCGCCGAGCAGATGGAGTTCCAATACTTGTCTGAGCAGCTAGGAATTGCCATCACTGATAACGAGGAGAGTCCTCAGTTAGAT GACATATACAACACGCCGGCGCCACAAATGTCATCACTTCCAGTATCATCCTGCTCAAATCAGAGTGTGCAGAGTCTGGGATCTCCGGCTAAAGTACCGCTTAGTGCATCCTTGTCATCTTCTGCGTCTGCAGCATCTAACAAGTCAAGATTGAGGTGGACACTGGAGCTCCATGAGCGTTTTGTAGAGGCCGTGAACAAGCTTGAAGGACCTGAAA AAGCAACTCCCAAGGGCGTGCTGAAACTTATGAAAGTGGACGGCCTCACCATCTATCATGTAAAGAGCCATTTACAG AAGTATCGCCATGCAAAGTATATTCCAGAGATGACCAAAGAAG ACAAGAAGGCCTCCTCGGACATCAAGAGGGTACAAGCAAGTAGTAGTGGAAGTGATCCGTGCAAAAACAA GAACTTGGCAGAAGCTCTACGGATGCAACTGGAGGTTCAGAAGCAGCTCCATGAACAACTGGAG ATGCAAAGGCAATTGCAGCTACGCATCGAAGAGCACGCGAAATACTTGCAGAGGATACTGGAGGAGCAGCAGAAGGCTGGCAACGGCAGTGGGAGATCTGTTCCACTGAAAACCCCAACTGAGCCGTCCGAATCGACGTCCAGAGGTAGAACTGAACCCGAAGCGGTGACGGCTTCTTCACCTCAGCCGTCCACGAGCAGAGCCGCCCCGGACGCAGACACGGAGCGTGGCTCGCCAGTGGGCACGAAGAGAGCCAAGGTTCATGGCCTGAGTGAGTCCCCGTGTTCATAA